CGCCTTGCCCGCGGAAATGGCGTTGCGTTCGATGCACGGGATCTGCACCAGGCCGCCGATCGGGTCGCAGGTCAGGCCGAGGCTGTGCTCCATGGCGATCTCGGCGGCGTTCTCCACCTGTTGCGGTGTGCCGCCGAGGATCTCAGCCAAACCGCCGGCGGCCATCGACGCCGCGGAGCCGACCTCACCCTGGCAGCCGACCTCAGCACCCGAGATCGAGGCCCGCTCCTTGTACAGCGAACCGATGGCCCCGGCGGTCAGCAGGAAACGGACGGTGGTGTCGTCCGGGTCGGCGATGCCGGCCGGCGTGTAGCGCAACGCGTAGTGCAGGACCGCCGGGATGATCCCGGCCGCGCCGTTGGTCGGGGCAGTGACGATGCGGCCGCCCGACGCGTTCTCCTCGTTGACCGCGAGCGCCACCAGGTTCACCCAGTCCTCGGCGAAGGCCGGATCACGGTGCGGGTCTTCTGCATCGAGCCGCACGAACCAGTCCTTGGCACGCCGCCGCACCTGCAGGTTGCCGGGCAGGTAGCCGTCGCGGGACATCCCGTTGTCCTGGCAGGCGACCATCACCTCGCGGATGTGCAGGAGCCGCTCCCGCACCTCGGCTTCGCTGCGGTTCACGCACTCCTGCCGCATCATCGCCTGGCTCACCGACAGCCGGTCCCGTTCGGTCAGGGCCAGCAGTTCGGCGGCCGAGCGGAAGGAACCGTCGGCGCAGGCCGCCGTCTCCGCCCGGACCGGCGTGTTTTCGGTGACGACGAAGCCGCCACCGACCGAGAAGTACGTCTCGCGGTAGACGACGTCACCGCCGGCCGAAAATGCCGTCAGCGTCATGGCATTCGGGTGCTGGTCGAGCCGGCGGCCCGGTTGCAGATGCATGTCGGATTCGGTCAGCGCGATGACGACCCGCCCGGCCAGCAGGATCTTCCCGTCGGCACGAATGGTCGCCAGCCGCCGTTCCATCTCGTCGGTCTCGATCGTCTCGGGCCGGCAGCCCTCGAGGCCCAGCAGGATGGCCGGCATCGTGCCGTGCCCGGCCCCGGTCGCCGCCAGCGAGCCGAACAGATCAACCCTGACCTCGGCGACGTGATCGACCATGTCGCGGCCGACGAGTTCGTCGACGAACATGCCGGCCGCCCGCATCGGGCCGACGGTGTGTGAGCTCGACGGGCCGATGCCCACCGAGAACAGGTCGAACACGCTGACCGCCATGGCTACAGCTCCGGATACAGCGGGAACTGCCCGGCCAGCGTACGCACCTGTGCGGCAAGGTGTTCGGTTTCGGCGTCAGGCCCGGCGATCAGCGCGGCGGCGATGACGTCGGCGACGCGCGCGAACTCCTCGTCACCGAACCCGCGCGCCGCCAGCGCCGGGGTGCCGATCCGGAGGCCCGAGGTGACCATGGGCGGCCGCGGATCGAACGGCACCGCGTTGCGGTTCACGGTGATACCGACGGCCTCGAGCCGGTCCTCGGCCTGCTGCCCGTCGATCGCGGCGTTGCGCAGATCCACCAGCACCAGGTGCACGTCGGTTCCACCGGTGAGGACGGTGATCCCGGCGTCCAACACGTCGGGCCGGCTGAGCCGCTCGGCCAAGATCCGCGCGCCGCTCAGGACCCGCTGTTGGCGTTCGGCGAATTCGGGCTGGGCGGCCATCTTGAATCCGACCGCCTTGGCCGCGATGACGTGCTCCAGCGGTCCACCCTGTTGGCCGGGGAACACCGCCGAGTTGATCTTCTTGGCGATGTCGGCCTCGTTGGTGAGGATGACGCCGCCGCGGGGCCCGCCCAGGGTCTTGTGGGTCGTGGAGGTCACGACGTGGGCGTGCGGTACCGGCGACGGGTGCAGACCGGCGGCGACCAGGCCCGCGAAGTGCGCCATGTCGACCATCAGGTAGGCACCGACCTCGTCGGCGATCTCACGGAACCGGGCGAAATCCAGCTGCCGGGGGTAGGCCGACCAGCCGGCGATGATCAGCTGCGGCCGGTGCTCGCGTGCCGCCTCGGCAACCGCATCCATGTCGATCAGGTAGTCCTCTTTGGACACCCCGTAGGCGGCGACGTTGTAGAGCTTGCCGGAGAAGTTCAGCCGCATGCCGTGGGTCAGGTGCCCACCGCAGTCCAGTGACAGGCCGAGGATGGTGTCGCCGGGCTTGATCAGCGCATGCATGACCGAGGCGTTGGCCTGGGCACCCGAATGTGGTTGCACATTGGCGAATTCAGCCCCGAACAACGACTTCACCCGGTCGATGGCGAGCCGCTCGATCACGTCGATGTGCTCGCAGCCGCCGTAGTAGCGGCGGCCCGGATAGCCTTCGGCGTACTTGTTGGTCAGCACCGAGCCCTGCGCCTGCATGACCGCGAGCGGAGCATGGTTCTCCGAGGCGATCATTTCCAGTCCCAACCGCTGCCGGTGCAGCTCGTGGCCGATCGCCGAGAAGATCTCGGGGTCGAAGTCGGCGAGACGTTCGTCGAGGATGCTCATGGCTAGGCCTCGCTCTTCTGTGCGTATTCGGCTGCGGTCAGAAGGTTTCCGGCCGCGGTCGGCTGAACTTCGAACAGCCAGCCCGATCCGTACGGATCGGAGGTGACCAGGGCGGGGTCGTCGACGGCTTCGGTGTTGACCGCCGTGACGGTGCCGCTGACGGGCGGGTAGAGCTCCGACACGGTCTTGGTGGATTCCACCTCCCCGCAGGTCTCGCCCGCGGTGATGGTGGCTCCGACCTCGGGGAGGTCGAGAAACACCAGGTCACCGAGTGCTGCGGCGGCGACGGAGGTGATGCCGACGCGCACCGGGGTGTCCGGCAGGGCAGCGCCGGGAGCGATCAGCACCCATTCGTGTTCCTCGGTGTAGCTGCGGTCGTCGGGGATGGTCTGGCTTGTCATGTGGGGGTCCTTTCAGCTGCGGCGGTAGAACGGCGCCGGGGTGACTTCGAATTGCTCTTTGTTGCCGCGGATGTCGACCTGCAGCAGGGTTCCGGGTTCGGCCAGGCTCGTGTCGAGGTAGGCCAGCGCGATGGGGTAGCCAAGGGTCGGCGACAGTGCGCCTGACGTCACCGTTCCCACCGCGGCCCCCTCGGCGTCGACGACGGGGTAGCCGGCGCGGGCCGCGGCTGTCGAAGGAAGAGCGCAAGGTGGCGCCCTTCAGCCCGACCAGGACGCGCGAGACGGGCTGTTCGGAAAGTCCTTGCAGCGCCTCGCGTCCCACGAACTCCTTGCCCAGGCGGACGACCTTGCCGAGACCGGCCGCATACGGGTTGAGCTCGCGGGTGAGTTCGTGCCCGTAGAGCGCCATCCCGGCTTCCAGCCGCAGCGTGTCGCGGCAGGCCAGGCCGGCGGGTGCGCCGCCCGCGGCGGTGGTGGCCGCCAGCAGCGCCCGCCACAACGCCACGGCCTGCGCGTTGGGCACGTAGAGCTCGAAGCCGTCCTCGCCGGTGTAGCCGGTACGGGCCAGCAGGACATCGATGCCGTTCACCTGCGCCGCGGTCACCGCGTAGTACTTCAGGTGCGCGACCAGTTCCAGCTGCTCGTCGGGCACCAGTGAGCTGATGATGGCTTCGGAGGCCGGCCCCTGAACGGCGATCAGCGCGGTGTCCGTGGACTGGTCGTCCACGTCGGCATCGAATTGCGCGGCGCGGTCTGCCAGTTCGCGTGCCACGGTGGGAGCGTTGGCGGCGTTGGCGACGACCAGGAAGCGGTTGTCGGTCAGCCGGTAGACCACCAGATCGTCGATCACCCCGCCGTCGGCGTCGCACATGAGCGAGTACTTGGCCCGGCCGATGCCGATCTTGGACGCCTCGCCGACCAGTGCGAAGTCCAGCGCCTCACCGGCTTGCGGCCCGGTGACGGCGATTTCGCCCATGTGGGACAGATCGAACAGTCCGGCGGTCTCGCGGACCGCCTTGTGCTCGGCCAGCTCGCTGCCGTACTTCAGCGGCATGGCCCATCCGGCGAAGTCGGTGAATGTGGCTCCCAGCCCTCGATGTTCGTTGAGCAGCGGGGAAGCCGGGGTGTGGTTGTCGGTCATGCGAAAGCCTCCTGAAGGATCTCTGCGGTGTCGGTCTGGAACGCCTCGGGTGCCGGGCACGAGCAGGCGAGATTGCGGTCGCCGTGCACGCCGTCGATACGGCGGACCGGCGGCCAGTACTTGTTGAGACGCAGGGAGGCAACGGGATACGCCGCGTACTGCCTGCTGTAGGGAAGTGCCCACTCGGCGTCGGTGACCTGTTCGGCCGTGTGCGGGGCCTGACGCAGGGGGCTGTGGTCGAGCGCCCACTCCCCCGAGCCGACCCGGCTGATCTCGTCGTGGATGCCGATCATCGCCTCGATGAACCGGTCGAGCTCGGCCAGGTCCTCCGATTCGGTGGGCTCCACCATGAGTGTGCCGCTGACTGGGAAGGACAGGGTCGGGGCGTGGAAACCGTAGTCGATCAACCGCTTTGCGACATCCTCTGCGGTCACTCCGGTGCGCTTGGTGATGTCCCGGAGATCGAGGATGCATTCGTGCGCGACCAGCCCGGTGTCCCCGGTATAGAGCACCGGGTAGTGCCCGGCAAGCGACCTCGCGAGGTAGTTGGCGCCCAATACCGCGGCCTTGGTGGCGGCCGTCAATCCGTCCGGGCCCATGAGTGCCAGGTACGCCCAGGTGATCGGTAGAATGCCGGCCGACCCATAGTTGGCCGCCGACACCGGTGCCGCACCGTCCTGCAACGGGTCGCCGGGCAGGAACGGTGCCAGGTGGGCACGGACCGCGACCGGCCCGACGCCCGGGCCGCCGCCACCGTGCGGGATGCAGAACGTCTTGTGCAGGTTCAGGTGCGAGACGTCGCCGCCGAACTCACCGGGTTTGGCTAGTCCCACAAGCGCGTTCAGGTTGGCACCGTCGACGTAGACCTGTCCGCCGGCGCGGTGCACGAGATCGCACACGGCGCGGACGTCGGTCTCGTACACCCCGTGGGTGGACGGGTAGGTGAGCATTATCGCTGCCACCTGGCCGTCGTGGTCGGCGAGCTTGGCCGCCAAGTCGTCGTGGTCGATGTTTCCGTTGGCCGCCGTCTTCACCACGACCACCCGCATTCCGGCCAGAACCGCCGAGGCCGCGTTGGTGCCGTGGGCCGACTGCGGGATGAGGCAGATGTCGCGGTGGTCCTCGCCGCGCGACCGGTGGTAGGCGTTGATCGCCAGCAGGCCGGCGAGTTCACCCTGGGATCCGGCGTTGGGCTGCAACGAAACCCGGTCGTAGCCGGTGATCTCGGCCAGCCACGATTCCAGGTCGCCGATCAGCTCGCGGTAGCCGGCGGTCTGCCCGGCCGGCGCATACGGGTGGATGCCGGCGAACCCGGGCCAGCTGATCGGTTCCATCTCGGCGGCGGCGTTGAGCTTCATGGTGCACGACCCGAGCGGGATCATGGTGCGGTCCAGCGCCAGGTCCCGGTCGGAGAGCTCCCGCAGGAATCGCAGCATCGCCGTCTCGGACCGGTGCGAATGAAACACGGGGTGCCGCAGGTACTCCGACGTGCGCAGTAGCGCGGCGGGCAGTGCGAACGGATGGCCGGCGGCGGCTGGGGCCGCACCGAACACGTCGAGCACGCGCCCGATCACCTCGTCGGTGGTGCACTCGTCGCAGGAGATCCCGACATGGTCGGTGTCGACCAGCCGCAGGTTGATACCGGCGGAGTCGGCGGCCGCCACGATCAGGGGTGCCCGGCCGGGGACCCGGACCATCACGGTGTCGAAGAACCGGTCGTGGACGATCTCGCGGCCGGCGGCGCGCAGACCTTCGGCCAGCGCGGCGGCATGCCGGTGGACGCGGGTTGCGATGGCACGCAACCCTTCCGGACCGTGGTAGACGGCATACATGGCGGCGACGTTGGCCAGCAGCGCCTGCGCGGTGCAGATGTTGCTGGTCGCCTTGTCCCGGCGGATGTGCTGCTCGCGGGTCTGCAGTGCGAGCCGGTAGGCGGGCTTGCCATCGACATCGACCGAGACGCCCACCAGGCGGCCGGGCAGCATGCGCTCCAGCCCGGACCGCACCGCCATGTACCCGGCATGGGGGCCGCCGAAGAACAGGGGCACACCGAATCGCTGGGCCGACCCCACCGCGATGTCGGCACCCTGTTCACCGGGGGCCGTGAGCAGGGTCAGCGACAGCAGGTCGGCGGCGACGGTGGTGAGCATGCCCCGTTCACGTGCCGCGGCGATCAGCGGAGCGAGATCACGGACGGCACCGCTGGCGCCCGGCGACTGGAAGACGACGCCGAATGCGTCGCCGTCGGGCAGTGCATCGGACAGATCGGCGACCACGACTTCGACGCCGAGCGCTTCGGCCCGCCCACGCACGACGGCCAGGGTCTGCGGCAGGCAATCGGCGTCCAGGATCACGCGGTCGGAGGACACCGATTTGTTGGCCCGCCGCATCAGCAGCACCGCCTCCGTCACCGCGGTGGCCTCGTCCAGCAGGGACGCACCGGCCACCGGCAGCGCGGTGAGATCTTCGATCAGCGTCTGGAACGTGAGCAGCGCCTCGAGCCGGCCCTGCGAGATCTCCGGCTGGTACGGCGTGTACGCGGTGTACCAGGCCGGTGACTCCAGCATGTTGCGGCGCAGGACGGCCGGGGTGACGGTGTCGAAGTACCCCAGACCGATCATCTGAACTCGCTGCTGATTGGCCTCGGCCAGCTCGCGCAGCGCCGCCAGCACCTCCGGCTCGGACCGCGCGGCGGGCAGGCGCAGGCCTTCGGGGCAGCGGATCTGCTGCGGCACCGCGCTGTCGATCAACTCGTCGGTGGAGGCGAACCCCAGGACACCGAGCATGTGCCGCTCGCCCACATCATCGGGGCCGATGTGTCTGTCGCGAAAAGTGTTGACGTCGTTGACAATTGCGGTGCACTCAGGCATGAGGTGACTCCGGTTTCGGGCACCGCGGTTACGCGATGCGTCGTGAAGTAACACCTCCCCGCTCTGTCCTGAAACCTGAGAGCTTTAGCGCGTAGCGCCTGTCCCCTTCGGTAAGCCCGATACACGTGATCGCGCTGTTCTCCAGAGTTGTCTCGACACTGCGGTATTGGGCCTGAGAGATTCCCGGGGAGGAGTTGCTCCTACGGCGCCTCCGAAGCGGAGGTTCTCCCACAGTGCGTCAACGACGTATTGAGTTATGTGACGGATGCTACTCGACTAGGGCGCTGTGGCCGCAACTTCTCCGTTCACGGGCAGATTTGACACCCGTCCAGCGACGATCAGCGACACGATGTCGAACACCACGGTGGCCGCTGCCACGCTGGTGATCTCGGCATGGTCGTAGGCGGGGGCCACCTCGACGACGTCGGCGCCGACGATGTTGAGCCCCGACATCTTGCGCAGCATCTTCAGCAGCTCGCGGGAGGTCAGACCACCGGATTCGGGGGTGCCGGTGCCCGGCGCGAACGCCGGATCGAGCACGTCGATGTCGACGGACAGGTATACCGGTACGTCGTCGACCCGGCGGCGCACGACGTCGACGGCCGCGTCGGTGCCGATCACATCGAGGTCGCCGGCCCGGATGATCTTGAAGCCCATGCGGGCGTCGTCGTCGAGGTCGATCTGGTCGTAGATCGGGCCACGGATGCCGACGTGGATCGAGTGATCCTCGATCAGCAGGCCCTCCTCGAACGCCCGCCGGAAGATCGTGCCGTGGGTGACCGGGGCGTTGAAGTAGGTGTCCCAGGTGTCGAGGTGGGCGTCGAAGTGGACCAGTGCGACGGGGCCGTGCTTGGCGTGCAGGGCGCGCAGGTTCGGCAGCGCGATGGTGTGGTCACCGCCGATGGCCACGATACGCCGGTCGCCGCCGGCCAGGATGTCGGAGGCGTGATCCTGGATCTGCCGGCAGGCCTCGGCAATGTTGTACGGCGTGACGGCGACGTCGCCGGCGTCGACCACCTGCACATGCTCGAGCGGGGCGACGCCGAGTTCCACGTGATAACCGGGGCGCAGCGTGCGAGCAGCCTGGCGGACGGCCATCGGACCGAAGCGGGCACCGGGCCGGTAGGACGTGCCGCCATCGAAGGGCACACCGAGGATCGCGATGTCGTAGTCGGACACCTCGTGGATGTCCGCGATCCGGGCGAACGTGCCCTTGCCGGCATAGCGGGGGACCTTGGTGGCGGGCAGTGCGCCGATGATGCCGTTACGCGTGCTCATCTGTGGTTTCCAGCCTTTCGACTTGCCGGGTGTTCGACTGCCAGCATCACTGGAGGCGGACATCCGTAGCGAGCAGATATCGCCCAAACACCGACGACCGCCTTTGAGCATTCGCACAACCACACTGCCTCTTCGACCGGGCCGGAATAACTCCGCCGTCGCCCCGGTTGCAACGGCCATCAGCACAACTAAACTGGACGTACAGTTCAGATACACAAAGAACAGGTGGTCAAAGACATGAGCGTTTGGTTCATCACCGGAGCTTCCCGCGGATTCGGATTGCAGATCGCGCGCGACGCCCTGGACCGCGGCCACCAGGTGGTTGCCACCGCGCGCGACGCCGCCGCCGTCACCGCCGCCCTCGGCGAGGACGAGAACGTGCTCGCCGTAGCCCTGGACGTGACCAATGAGGAGCAGGCCGCCCAGGCCGCCCAGGCCGCGGTGGATCGCTTCGGCCGCATCGACGTTCTGGTCAACAACGCCGGCCGCGGACTGCTGGGCGCTGTCGAGGAGGCCACCGACGCCGAGGTGCGCGCCGTCTACGAGACCAACGTCTTCGGCCTGCTGACCGTGACCCGGGCTGTCACCCCGATCCTGCGGGCCCAGCGGTCGGGCACCATCGTCAACATCTCCTCGGTCGGCGGGTTCGTCGGCTCGCCCGGCTGGGGCGTCTACGCCTCGACCAAGTTCGCCGTCGAGGCGCTGTCCGAGGCACTGCACGCCGAACTGCAACCGCTGGGCGTGCACGTCACGGTCGTCGAGCCCGGCTACTTCCGCACCGACTTCCTGGACTCATCGAGCCTGCAGACCCAGCGCACCATCATCGACGACTACACCGACGGCCCCGCCGGCCAGATGCGTGTCGCCGCGGGCGAACGCAACCACGACCAGCCCGGCGACCCGGTGAAAGCCGCCAAGGCCATCATCGACGTCGTGGAATCACCACAGCCGCCGCTGCGCCTGCTGCTGGGCAACGACACCATCGCGGCAGTCGAGGGCAAGATCGCCCACGTACAGGCCGAGCTCGCACAGTGGCGGAATGTCTCGGAATCAACGGATTTCGACGATGTCGCCGCAAGCTGAGACAGCGGTCGGCGGGGCGGGCGAGGAATTCGTCCGCCCCACCGGCGCACGCAGCGACCGCATCCATCAGGCCATCCTGGTCGCGACGTCCGACCTGCTCGACGAGGGCGGGTTCCCGGCGGCCACCATGGACGCGATCGCGGCCCGGTCCGGCGCCAGCAAGGCCACGCTGTACAAGCACTGGCCGTCGCGAACCGCCGTGGCCGCCGAGGCGTTCGGAGCGATGATGGCCGAAGCGTTGCCCCTGCCCGATACCGGCAGCACCGCAGGGGACCTGGAAGAACAGGTGGTGCGCGTCTCGGCGTTCTACGGCGGGGCTCGGGGTGAAGTATTCGCGCAGTTGCTCGCGGCGTGCGTCGAGGATCAAACGGGCGCAGCATATTTCCGGCAGTACTTCCTCAACGGCCGGCGCGCCGCCATCACCGAACTGTGGCAACGCGGCGTGGCCCGCGGCGATGCCGACGCGAGTATCGCGATCGATGATGTCATCGACATCTTATTCGGCCCGTTGATCTTCCGACGCCTCAGCGGCCACTATGCCCTCACCGAGGAACACGCCCGGCGATTGGCCGAAACCGCGCTCCGGGGGTTGCTTTTCTCGGCCGCCTAGCTCATTCGCAGCCGCAGGTCTCCCCCACCCGCAGCGTGGGCACCAGTTCGTCGTCGACCGGCGGATCCCCGAGCAACCGGCCGAGCGCCCGGCAGGCCAACGCGTCGACGGGTTGTTGCGCGGTGGTGAGGCGCAGCCGTCCGTAATCGACGGCGGCACCGTCGAATCCGACCACCCGGACGTCGTCGGGGACGCGCAGACCCGCATCGGCGATCGCGCGAATCGTGGCCGCCGACTGGCCGTAGGTCCCCACCACGAGCGCCCGCGGGACCCGGGCCGCGCTCCGCAGAAATTCGCTGACCGCGGTATACGCCCCGGAGGGGGTGAGGTCGGTCCGGATGAGCGGGACGTCGCCACCGACGACGGAGGCGACACCCTCGAAACGCTGCTGCACGGTTTCGCGGTCACCGTGCTGGACGTCGGCCTCGGTGTATCCGCCCACGAATGCTATCGCCCGACAGTCGTGGACGCCGAGCAGGTGCCGGGCGAGGAGTTGACCGGCGTGGACGTGGTCCACCCCGACGATGTCGGCCTCGACCTCACCGCGAATGTTGTGCATCCACACCACCGGGATACGTTCCTGCTGACACAGATTCGCGGTCTGCGCGGCGTTGGCCGCCCCGACCACCAATAGCCCGTCCACGCCGACCTCGGCGAATGCGGTGGCGAATTCGAGTTCCCGCTCGGGGTCATATCCGGTGTTGCCGATCAGGGTCAGGTGATCACGCGCCCGCGCTTCCACCTCGATGCGCCCCACGAACTGGCCGAACAGCGGCAACGTGAGGTCGGGTACCAGCAGGCCGATCTGCCGCCATCGCCGCGACCGGCGCAGCGCCCTGGCCCGCACGTCCGGCCGGTAATTCAATTCATCGATCGCACGGATCACCTTGGCCCGCAAAAATTCTGAAACCGGACGCGGGCCGTTGTTGATCACATAGCTCACCACCGCCGTCGAGGTACCGGCGCGGCTGGCCACATCTGCCAGGGTCGGACGTTTCCCACTCACAACGGGTGGACCCTCCGCTCGTCGATGATCGCTCGAAAGAGTTTGAATCACCTCGATTGTGACGGTTCCGCCCACGCTTCGCCTGCCTACGCTAATCGATTAGAACCGTAACGAGGAGGACCCGTGGTTGTAACCGGACGTTGGTGGAGTAACTGACATGGCATTCGTACGTCTCAGCGGAGTCAGCTACCTCGATCCCCATCTTGTCCATGACAGCTATGTCCTGTTCACCGGCGCCGACGGCGTTACCCGGGTGATCGACCTCAACGGCACGGTGGTGCACGAGTGGCCGTATGCCGGTGTGCCCCCGCGCATTCTGGATCCGGCCCTCAACGCCGGCCGCCTCGGCGACGTCGGAGTGCAACTGTCCGACAGCGACGATGCCCGCGGCGGCATCTACGCCAACGGCACCGTCGGCCTACTCGACTGGAATGGCGACGTCGTCTGGGAATGGGGCGCGCAGGCACCCGGCGGCGCGGCACGGCAGAACCATGACTGGGAACTGCTGCCCAACGGCAACCGGCTGATCCTGGTGACCGTTCCGCGCGTGGTCCCGAGCCTCGGCACACATACCGTCGGTGATCAGGGACTTTATGAAGTCACACCTGAGGGCGAGATCGTCTGGCAGTGGCTGGCCGGTGATCACCTCGACGAATTCGGATTCTCTGAGGCGGGCTGGGATGCCCTGCGCCAGACCGTCACCCGCGACCCCGACGATCCCTGGGGTTATCTGGAGATGAACAGCGCCAAGACGCTGGGGCCCAACCGGTGGCACGCCGCCGATCCAGACTCCGTCTTCCATCCCGACAACATCCTGATCAGTTTCCGCAAGGCCAACATCATCGCCTTGATCGACAAGTCGTCCGGAACGATCGCCTGGCAGCTGGGCCCCTATTACGACGCCGAGTTCGGCGCGCAGCACCAGCGGATCAACGTACACAAGGTGCCTCGTCCGGTCGATCAGACGTCCGGTCAGCACAATCCGCACATGATCGCCGCCGGGCTGCCCGGCGCCGGGAACATCCTGGTGTTCGACAACCAGGGCGGCGCCGGTTACCCGCCGGCACCACTGGGCATCTACGCCGGTTCCCGGATTCTCGAAATCGACCCCGCCACCAAGGAAATCGTGTGGCAGTACACCGCTGAAGACTCCGGTCTGCCGTCGTGGACCTTCTTCAGTTCGTTCGTCAGCAATGCCCAGCGGCTGCCCAACGGCAACACCTTGATCACCGAGGGCATGCAGGGCCGGTTGTTCCAGGTCACCCCCGACGGTGACGTGGTGTGGGAATACCACAGCCCCTACCAGGGCTATGGCGTGGCCGGCGAGCCCGAGGTCAAGCAGACCAGGGTGCCCGGCGTCGACCGGCTCACAAGGACCGCGCTGGTATACCGGTCGCAGGCCGTGCCGTTCGACTGGGTGCCGGCGGATACTCCGCGCGCATCCCTGCAGGCTGTCGGTACCGATCCGGGAAGCCTTCCATGACAGCCGGTTTGGCGGTCCGCACGCCTGCGATGAGCCGCCCCGACGGTGCCCGCCCGGCACGGCTTCGGTCGGCGTTCACCCGGTTGGGTGTCCTCGGGTGGACGGTCGCCGGGTTGGGGATCGCCGCTGCGTTGTGGTCGCTGCTGGTGGCGACCGGACGGTTCCCGCGGCAGCTGTTCCCGAGTGTGCCCGAGATCCTCGCGGCCGGGCACACCTTGTGGACCGAGGGCCTGCTGGCCGACGACATCCTCGCCAGTCTGCGCAGGGCCGCAGTCGGTTTCGCGATCGGTGCGGCCATCGGGATCGTCGTGGCGGTTTTCACCGCGACCACCACGGCTGGTCGCAACCTGCTGCAACCGGTGCTCCGGGTGTTCTCACCGATCCCGACGATCGGTCTGGTCCCACTGGCGATCCTGTGGTTCGGGCTGGGCGAGAGCAGCAAGATCCTGGTGATCGCGCTCGGCGTCTTCGTGCCGGTGTGGATCAACAGCCACACCGGGTTGGCCGGCACACCGGTCGACTATCTGAAGGCCGCCCGCTGCCTGGGGGCCGGCCGTTGGCAGACGTTGTCCAAGGTGGTGTTGCCCGAGGCCGCCCCCGATATCGCCTCGGGTCTGCGGGTGGGCGCCGCGATGGCGTTCGTACTCATCGTGGTGGCCGAGATGACCGGCACCACTGCGGGCATCGGCTACCGCATCTCGCAGGCACAACTGTTCTCCCAAGCGGACCGGCTGATCTTCTGCCTGATCATCCTGGGCATTGTCGGCGCCCTGTGTGACCTGCTGGTCGCCTCGGTCACATCCCCATTTACCCGCTGGGCCCAAGAGGAGCGCTGAGATGGCCATCCAGACCCACGATCTCGTGGTGAGGTTCCCCGGCAAGCAGGAGCCCACGCTCAAA
This genomic window from Mycolicibacterium neworleansense contains:
- the glyA gene encoding serine hydroxymethyltransferase; translation: MSILDERLADFDPEIFSAIGHELHRQRLGLEMIASENHAPLAVMQAQGSVLTNKYAEGYPGRRYYGGCEHIDVIERLAIDRVKSLFGAEFANVQPHSGAQANASVMHALIKPGDTILGLSLDCGGHLTHGMRLNFSGKLYNVAAYGVSKEDYLIDMDAVAEAAREHRPQLIIAGWSAYPRQLDFARFREIADEVGAYLMVDMAHFAGLVAAGLHPSPVPHAHVVTSTTHKTLGGPRGGVILTNEADIAKKINSAVFPGQQGGPLEHVIAAKAVGFKMAAQPEFAERQQRVLSGARILAERLSRPDVLDAGITVLTGGTDVHLVLVDLRNAAIDGQQAEDRLEAVGITVNRNAVPFDPRPPMVTSGLRIGTPALAARGFGDEEFARVADVIAAALIAGPDAETEHLAAQVRTLAGQFPLYPEL
- a CDS encoding L-serine ammonia-lyase, with translation MAVSVFDLFSVGIGPSSSHTVGPMRAAGMFVDELVGRDMVDHVAEVRVDLFGSLAATGAGHGTMPAILLGLEGCRPETIETDEMERRLATIRADGKILLAGRVVIALTESDMHLQPGRRLDQHPNAMTLTAFSAGGDVVYRETYFSVGGGFVVTENTPVRAETAACADGSFRSAAELLALTERDRLSVSQAMMRQECVNRSEAEVRERLLHIREVMVACQDNGMSRDGYLPGNLQVRRRAKDWFVRLDAEDPHRDPAFAEDWVNLVALAVNEENASGGRIVTAPTNGAAGIIPAVLHYALRYTPAGIADPDDTTVRFLLTAGAIGSLYKERASISGAEVGCQGEVGSAASMAAGGLAEILGGTPQQVENAAEIAMEHSLGLTCDPIGGLVQIPCIERNAISAGKAINAARMALRGDGTHRVSLDQVIETMRATGMDMSAKYKETSTGGLAVAINVVEC
- the gcvH gene encoding glycine cleavage system protein GcvH, which codes for MTSQTIPDDRSYTEEHEWVLIAPGAALPDTPVRVGITSVAAAALGDLVFLDLPEVGATITAGETCGEVESTKTVSELYPPVSGTVTAVNTEAVDDPALVTSDPYGSGWLFEVQPTAAGNLLTAAEYAQKSEA
- the speB gene encoding agmatinase yields the protein MSTRNGIIGALPATKVPRYAGKGTFARIADIHEVSDYDIAILGVPFDGGTSYRPGARFGPMAVRQAARTLRPGYHVELGVAPLEHVQVVDAGDVAVTPYNIAEACRQIQDHASDILAGGDRRIVAIGGDHTIALPNLRALHAKHGPVALVHFDAHLDTWDTYFNAPVTHGTIFRRAFEEGLLIEDHSIHVGIRGPIYDQIDLDDDARMGFKIIRAGDLDVIGTDAAVDVVRRRVDDVPVYLSVDIDVLDPAFAPGTGTPESGGLTSRELLKMLRKMSGLNIVGADVVEVAPAYDHAEITSVAAATVVFDIVSLIVAGRVSNLPVNGEVAATAP
- the gcvP gene encoding aminomethyl-transferring glycine dehydrogenase translates to MPECTAIVNDVNTFRDRHIGPDDVGERHMLGVLGFASTDELIDSAVPQQIRCPEGLRLPAARSEPEVLAALRELAEANQQRVQMIGLGYFDTVTPAVLRRNMLESPAWYTAYTPYQPEISQGRLEALLTFQTLIEDLTALPVAGASLLDEATAVTEAVLLMRRANKSVSSDRVILDADCLPQTLAVVRGRAEALGVEVVVADLSDALPDGDAFGVVFQSPGASGAVRDLAPLIAAARERGMLTTVAADLLSLTLLTAPGEQGADIAVGSAQRFGVPLFFGGPHAGYMAVRSGLERMLPGRLVGVSVDVDGKPAYRLALQTREQHIRRDKATSNICTAQALLANVAAMYAVYHGPEGLRAIATRVHRHAAALAEGLRAAGREIVHDRFFDTVMVRVPGRAPLIVAAADSAGINLRLVDTDHVGISCDECTTDEVIGRVLDVFGAAPAAAGHPFALPAALLRTSEYLRHPVFHSHRSETAMLRFLRELSDRDLALDRTMIPLGSCTMKLNAAAEMEPISWPGFAGIHPYAPAGQTAGYRELIGDLESWLAEITGYDRVSLQPNAGSQGELAGLLAINAYHRSRGEDHRDICLIPQSAHGTNAASAVLAGMRVVVVKTAANGNIDHDDLAAKLADHDGQVAAIMLTYPSTHGVYETDVRAVCDLVHRAGGQVYVDGANLNALVGLAKPGEFGGDVSHLNLHKTFCIPHGGGGPGVGPVAVRAHLAPFLPGDPLQDGAAPVSAANYGSAGILPITWAYLALMGPDGLTAATKAAVLGANYLARSLAGHYPVLYTGDTGLVAHECILDLRDITKRTGVTAEDVAKRLIDYGFHAPTLSFPVSGTLMVEPTESEDLAELDRFIEAMIGIHDEISRVGSGEWALDHSPLRQAPHTAEQVTDAEWALPYSRQYAAYPVASLRLNKYWPPVRRIDGVHGDRNLACSCPAPEAFQTDTAEILQEAFA